The following coding sequences lie in one Rutidosis leptorrhynchoides isolate AG116_Rl617_1_P2 chromosome 4, CSIRO_AGI_Rlap_v1, whole genome shotgun sequence genomic window:
- the LOC139844049 gene encoding protein-tyrosine sulfotransferase-like isoform X2, giving the protein MISCGLIPGCRLLVTHDDYSMMSKLPREKTSVVTILRDPIERVFSAYEFSIEVAARFLVHPNMTSVLKMSNRVRSKNGGVSTLEIWPWKYLVPWMREDLFSRRDDRKRNGAPFGYGNDSYDMEEIVMPLHEFIDHPVAVDIVHNGATFQVAGLTNNSKMREANQLRQCVITHQILGKYVLEVAKKRLDDMLYVGITEDHRESATMFANVVGAQVISQLMASTVNKSNTSEQVPAFSNSSIDTTGVQDNNSSTDGSKNEKMTVGKLMDTYGTCISSLRSSQSQRRTASLKRISPANFTKEARRHIPDALLKKIISVNSLDMELYKYAKGIFQKQHQLMEHRLQNSAAPEKWQVTLTNIDSSWTLIYYLIFTFLIFFICFYRSAKRRISKIKI; this is encoded by the exons ATGATAAGTTGCGGTTTGATCCCCG GTTGCAGGCTGTTGGTTACGCACGATGATTATAGTATGATGTCTAAACTTCCAAGAGAGAAAACATCAGTGGTTACAATTCTTAGGGACCCAATTGAGCGGGTTTTTAGTGCTTATGAATTTTCAATAGAAGTAGCTGCAAGGTTTTTGGTGCATCCTAATATGACTTCGGTCTTAAAAATGTCGAACCGGGTGCGGTCAAAGAATGGTGGTGTAAGTACGCTCGAGATTTGGCCGTGGAAGTATCTTGTCCCTTGGATGAGGGAGGATTTGTTCTCTCGG AGAGATGACAGAAAGAGAAATGGTGCACCGTTTGGTTATGGGAATGACTCATATGATATGGAGGAAATAGTAATGCCGTTACATGAATTTATCGACCACCCTGTAGCTGTGGACATTGTTCACAACGGTGCCACATTTCAG GTTGCAGGTTTGACGAATAATTCTAAAATGCGTGAGGCAAATCAGCTGCGCCAATGTGTTATAACCCATCAGATTCTTGGAAAATATGTTTTAGAAGTTGCGAAG AAAAGGCTGGATGATATGCTATATGTTGGAATCACTGAGGACCATCGAGAATCTGCGACGATGTTTGCAAATGTGGTTGGTGCTCAAGTTATTTCTCAGTTAATGGCATCAACTGTAAATAAGAGTAATACATCAG AACAGGTTCCAGCATTTTCAAATTCAAGCATTGATACAACGGGTGTTCAG GATAACAACTCATCAACTGATGGATCCAAAAACGAGAAG ATGACTGTCGGAAAACTTATGGACACATATGGAACTTGCATTTCTTCATTAAGATCATCCCAGTCTCAACGGCGTACAGCTTCTCTAAAAAGAATCTCGCCAGCCAACTTTACTAAGGag GCACGTCGACACATACCCGATGCACTCCTTAAAAAGATAATATCTGTGAACAGTCTTGACATGGAACTTTACAAGTATGCCAAGGGAATTTTTCAAAAGCAGCATCAACTTATGGAACATAGGTTGCAAAATTCTGCCGCACCT GAGAAGTGGCAGGTGACGCTCACTAACATCGATTCTTCATGGACGctcatttattatttaattttcaCTTTTTTAATTTTCTTCATTTGCTTCTATAGAAGTGCAAAAAGAAGAATATCTAAAATTAAGATCTAA
- the LOC139844049 gene encoding protein-tyrosine sulfotransferase-like isoform X1 — protein MGHAMRLALLLILLTLVYPSSSTYDFEYCKNTVKQWASSSLHSDTKDGHILKDLLFFLHVPRTGGRTYFHCFLKKLYSNNLECPRSYDKLRFDPRKPGCRLLVTHDDYSMMSKLPREKTSVVTILRDPIERVFSAYEFSIEVAARFLVHPNMTSVLKMSNRVRSKNGGVSTLEIWPWKYLVPWMREDLFSRRDDRKRNGAPFGYGNDSYDMEEIVMPLHEFIDHPVAVDIVHNGATFQVAGLTNNSKMREANQLRQCVITHQILGKYVLEVAKKRLDDMLYVGITEDHRESATMFANVVGAQVISQLMASTVNKSNTSEQVPAFSNSSIDTTGVQDNNSSTDGSKNEKMTVGKLMDTYGTCISSLRSSQSQRRTASLKRISPANFTKEARRHIPDALLKKIISVNSLDMELYKYAKGIFQKQHQLMEHRLQNSAAPEKWQVTLTNIDSSWTLIYYLIFTFLIFFICFYRSAKRRISKIKI, from the exons ATGGGCCATGCTATGAGACTTGCTCTGTTGCTGATTCTTCTTACCTTAG TTTACCCATCTTCTAGCACATATGATTTTGAGTATTGCAAAAATACTGTAAAGCAATGGGCATCTTCTTCACTTCACTCAGATACCAAAGATGGTCATATACTGAAGGACTTGTTGTTTTTTCTTCATGTTCCGAGAACAGGAGGCCGAACTTATTTTCATTG CTTTTTAAAGAAACTGTATTCAAATAATCTAGAATGTCCACGATCATATGATAAGTTGCGGTTTGATCCCCG aaaaccagGTTGCAGGCTGTTGGTTACGCACGATGATTATAGTATGATGTCTAAACTTCCAAGAGAGAAAACATCAGTGGTTACAATTCTTAGGGACCCAATTGAGCGGGTTTTTAGTGCTTATGAATTTTCAATAGAAGTAGCTGCAAGGTTTTTGGTGCATCCTAATATGACTTCGGTCTTAAAAATGTCGAACCGGGTGCGGTCAAAGAATGGTGGTGTAAGTACGCTCGAGATTTGGCCGTGGAAGTATCTTGTCCCTTGGATGAGGGAGGATTTGTTCTCTCGG AGAGATGACAGAAAGAGAAATGGTGCACCGTTTGGTTATGGGAATGACTCATATGATATGGAGGAAATAGTAATGCCGTTACATGAATTTATCGACCACCCTGTAGCTGTGGACATTGTTCACAACGGTGCCACATTTCAG GTTGCAGGTTTGACGAATAATTCTAAAATGCGTGAGGCAAATCAGCTGCGCCAATGTGTTATAACCCATCAGATTCTTGGAAAATATGTTTTAGAAGTTGCGAAG AAAAGGCTGGATGATATGCTATATGTTGGAATCACTGAGGACCATCGAGAATCTGCGACGATGTTTGCAAATGTGGTTGGTGCTCAAGTTATTTCTCAGTTAATGGCATCAACTGTAAATAAGAGTAATACATCAG AACAGGTTCCAGCATTTTCAAATTCAAGCATTGATACAACGGGTGTTCAG GATAACAACTCATCAACTGATGGATCCAAAAACGAGAAG ATGACTGTCGGAAAACTTATGGACACATATGGAACTTGCATTTCTTCATTAAGATCATCCCAGTCTCAACGGCGTACAGCTTCTCTAAAAAGAATCTCGCCAGCCAACTTTACTAAGGag GCACGTCGACACATACCCGATGCACTCCTTAAAAAGATAATATCTGTGAACAGTCTTGACATGGAACTTTACAAGTATGCCAAGGGAATTTTTCAAAAGCAGCATCAACTTATGGAACATAGGTTGCAAAATTCTGCCGCACCT GAGAAGTGGCAGGTGACGCTCACTAACATCGATTCTTCATGGACGctcatttattatttaattttcaCTTTTTTAATTTTCTTCATTTGCTTCTATAGAAGTGCAAAAAGAAGAATATCTAAAATTAAGATCTAA